The Oncorhynchus tshawytscha isolate Ot180627B linkage group LG05, Otsh_v2.0, whole genome shotgun sequence genome includes a window with the following:
- the LOC112250045 gene encoding gap junction alpha-10 protein-like, with translation MGDWNLLGSILEEVHIHSTIVGKIWLTILFIFRMLVLGVAAEDVWDDEQSEFVCNTDQPGCKNVCYDDAFPISLIRYWVLQIIFVSSPSLVYMGHALYRLRALEKERHKKKAFLKAELEGAEPVHEDRQRIERELRKLEEQKRVRKAPLRGSLLRTYVFHILTRSVVEVGFIVGQYVLYGIGLDPLYKCERLPCPNSVDCFVSRPTEKNIFMIFMLVIAGVSLFLNLLEIFHLGVKKVKQSLYGNKGADDDSIVYRSKKNSMVQQVCVLTNSSPQKMMQFTQTSCTMDAVPLYMPSVAPHNDGGGTNGSEQYPRQLGAVERCYTLDQRNHSCSSDDSNRPKGSGQTRHNGAQPPPSLLASHMEIPAALQNQLRKQSRVSALQDFSDMSDSPDSDHYPTARKASFMSRGLSQTNLASPSDSPNSGSGADTEAKRIAQGESPPMTPPPASGRRMSMSMILELSSIMKK, from the exons ATGGGGGATTGGAACTTGTTGGGGAGTATCTTAGAAGAGGTACATATTCATTCAACCATTGTGGGAAAAATCTGGCTAACCATCCTTTTCATATTCCGGATGCTCGTACTTGGTGTGGCAGCAGAGGATGTTTGGGACGATGAGCAGAGTGAGTTTGTGTGCAACACGGACCAGCCTGGGTGTAAGAATGTGTGCTACGACGATGCATTCCCCATTTCTCTTATCCGATACTGGGTGTTACAAATAATTTttgtgtcctctccctctctggtgtACATGGGACATGCACTGTACCGTTTGAGGGCCCTTGAAAAAGAAAGACACAAAAAAAAAGCTTTCCTGAAAGCAGAGCTAGAGGGCGCTGAGCCCGTtcatgaagacagacagaggatagagagggagctgAGGAAGCTGGAGGAACAGAAGAGAGTAAGGAAAGCTCCACTCAGGGGCTCCTTGCTGCGCACATATGTTTTCCATATCTTGACGAGGTCGGTGGTGGAGGTTGGCTTCATAGTCGGACAATATGTACTCTATGGCATTGGGCTGGATCCTTTGTACAAATGTGAGAGATTGCCTTGCCCAAACAGTGTGGATTGCTTTGTGTCCAGACCAACTGAGAAGAACATTTTCATGATCTTCATGCTCGTCATCGCTGGGGTTTCTTTGTTCTTGAATCTCCTCGAGATATTCCACCTGGGAGTGAAGAAAGTCAAACAAAGTCTGTATGGAAATAAAGGTGCAGATGATGACAGCATAGTATACAGGTCCAAGAAAAACTCCATGGTCCAGCAGGTGTGTGTCCTTACAAACTCATCTCCCCAAAAGATGATGCAGTTCACTCAGACATCTTGCACAATGGATGCTGTCCCCTTGTACATGCCTTCAGTAGCTCCTCACAACGATGGTGGTGGCACCAACGGTTCAGAGCAGTACCCTAGACAGCTGGGGGCCGTGGAGCGCTgctacaccctggaccagaggaACCACTCATGCAGCAGTGATGACTCCAACAGGCCTAAAGGCTCAGGCCAAACTAGGCACAACGGAGCACAGCCACCTCCTTCACTCCTGGCCAGCCATATGGAGATACCAGCAGCCCTGCAGAACCAGCTGCGCAAACAGAGCCGGGTCAGCGCTCTGCAAGACTTCAGTGACATGAGTGATTCACCTGACAGTGACCACTATCCCACGGCGAGGAAGGCTAGTTTCATGTCCCGGGGACTCTCTCAGACCAACCTGGCCAGTCCTTCTGATAGCCCGAACTCCGGGAGTGGGGCGGACACAGAGGCCAAGCGTATCGCCCAAGGAGAGAGCCCACCTATGACCCCGCCTCCAGCCAGTGGACGAAGAATGTCAATG AGCATGATTCTGGAACTGTCTTCAATCATGAAAAAGTGA